The Callospermophilus lateralis isolate mCalLat2 chromosome 4, mCalLat2.hap1, whole genome shotgun sequence genomic interval ACCCTTGTTCAGGGGCAGGGGAGGAGGAAAAAGGGCTGGAAACAAATCCAGAACACTTCAGTAGGTTGGCTTTGCAGGGTGGGGAAGTGAAGGTAATGGCAGAATGAAACATTTCTGAAATCACTTTAAATGTATTATGGGGTTAAGCAAATAAGGAAGTGTATTAATGTTAGAAGTAAGGATtctaggggctgggtttgtggctcagcggtacagcacttgcctagcatgtgtgaggccctgggttcgatcctcagtaccacacaaaaataaattaattaactaaataaagatattgtgtccatctacaactaaaaaaaggaaGCCAGGATTCTAATGGTAGAGTTAAAAGGGGATAAAATATAGGGTAGAAGAAGGCAAGAAAGAGCTTGAAGGAACAGGCTAGAAGTGGAGAATCAATGAGAACACCTGACTACATGTCTGAGTTCACATCTCCTACTGTCACTGAAGAAACAAGCCTAATATCCAGAGCCACAAAAGGGCACAAGAGCACCTTTGCTGGATGACTAATTTCAGAGATAGGGGAAGGAAAGTATTAGATAAACCTAGAGTATTTTGTTGGGACAGAAAATAAAGAGGTACTCAAAAAACTATTGGGACATGTCAAAATGGCACAATAAGTAGCCAAAAAATGCTCTCCAGGACAAAATCTGAAACAGCTTCAGCACCAACACAGAAGGGAAGAATATTATAAATCACTGGGGGAAGGGGAATAAGTACCAAAGAGTCATACCAattacatataaatgaataatagGGCAAAAAGGGAGGGCTAGGCTCTTCCTTACAGAAGAATGCTGAATCCCAAATGATACGTGGAAAGAGTACTAGAACTGGACAATCATCAATATGCAATTGCCATAGTAAAGACTGATCTCAGCAAGAACCAACAATGAATGCTAAATCTAGTAGGGAATCTAGGGGCGGGGAAGTTGTGATAAGAAGCAGAGCATCTGCATGATTTTTGAGACTGTCCCTACAGACTTCTTGCAAGAGGAAAAATTATTATACTGTGGAGAAATTAACAACATTTTGATGGAGTGATCAACATCAACATGGGGCAGACAAAGGTGACTTTGTTCAGGAGTGCACATCCTGAACCTAATCAGAAGGAGCGTCAgataagcaaaataaagaaaattctaatttaaaaaaagagtgatGGTAGTGGCAGTGAAAGGGCGctattctccaaaaaaaaaaaaaaaaaaaaacaagatcttAAAGGACAGTGGGAAACTGTTCCTTGATCAACAGAGAGTACATATATAAAGACACATGAAATACCAGAATCAAATTTTCTGAGTTTAATATTGGTATTATGGTTAATATGAGAACTTATTCTTAGTAAAACACACAGGTTTTTAGGGGTGAGAGGCTAACAGGCAAATGGTTCAGAAAAACACAATgtacaggggaaaaaaacaatgacaaagCAAATAAGGCAAAAATGTTAATAACTGATGAACCTAAATAAGGGATTTATGAaaattctttgcattttttttgtcAACTCTCCATAATAAGTTTGTATGTTTTCCCAAATGGGGAAGAAAAAAACTTACATTTCTCAGTGCTTCATAAACAGCTCTAAATGCCGGCTGCTTATCATCATGGTAAACACCTCTGTTCCCGTGAAGAATAAAGATTCCTTCATCTTCTGCTTCTTGGCAATTGCTTCCATATATACAATGATCTGGTCGATAATTCCATTGACACGGAAAAACAAAAAGGCTTTctaatatttaaaacaaacaaacaaacaaaaatgaaacaaatactaATTCTACAAAATCAACATTTTGCAAAACATTtagtttaaaaatataacttACAAAATAAGACTTAAAATAGTATAAAATACAGGTGGCATTTAAATCTCTCCAACTAAATCATATTCAAGAAAAGTTTTACTGTGTCTCAAATATAAGTAACAACCAATAATAAGTCAATATCaatattctgtgattttttttttacaaatgcaaagaacaaaagaaatttaaatgattACCTGGATTATGAAAAAACATAATATTCAGTAGATCTTGATCACCCCACGTGatgtttaatttgtattttttaagcAATGGCATAAGTATATCTCCCCATTTTAGGTGTACAGTTGTCATATCATTCTGTTGATAAAACATTAAAGAGTCTCAGAATTCCAATTTTAAATGGCATCATGATAGTTCCTGATTCTTCCTTTAGCAACCATTACATAGGCACAAGAAGAAATGCAAACTCCTTCTGCTACAAAACCAAGTGATGTTTATAACCCTAATTGTGAGAAGAGCTGTCCAGTAGGAGAGGGGAAGATAGCAAAAGATATATGAAGTTACATGTAGGAGTAATAAGACTAATAAAATCCAGGAAAGAAAAAGTAGTAATAGTTTAATTATAACTCAAtcactaacttttttttttttcttttgtggtgctggtgttcaaacccaggacctcatgcatgctaggcaagtgcaatatcactgagctacatcaccagtcctACATCTCGATTTTAAGAGGAGGACCATGAAAaggtgaaagttttcaacttaataagaaaaaaattttaatatgacTATAAATACTAATATACATGTACACTTGtttcaaatacattttttaaaaggtcCACTGAATATACAACAAAGTTTATAGTGTCACTTCTCACAAAGGCATGAAACTTGAGAGAGAGAGCAGAGTAGGCACTTGTCCTGCATACACTGAATTATTTGATTGTTTATAAGAATAATTTTGCTTTGTAAATTCTAAAAACAGAAGAATCTAGTTCTAATTTCAGCAAATCTATGACCAAAATGAATACTGCATTAAGACCAATGAGCTTCATTTTAAAAGTGTGTATGCTTTTGGAAATAGATTCATTATCATTGTCGGCCtacccataaatataaaatttacaaGTGTCTATTTATATTATGCTCCAATAATGCTAGAAACTGGGAACTCATTAGTTTCCCAGGATTCATTAATCCACACCCTTTGGCAAGATGCTCATTGGTATTACTCTGCTCACATGGCTATCTACATCAACACAAATACTCCATCACATACATCtttcaaatacataaaaataaagtttgccCTTTTCATACCAaatattctcttttccaatattttccaataattcatttatgttttcatttctaaaaCATTCATCTGACTCTTCTTTGCCAGTTACTAGCCACTGAGGTGCTATTCTATGCACTGTGCTAAATATTCTGAATACAAAGCTGTACAAGAGATGCACCTGCCCTCAGTAGGTAAAGAAGACAAAAACACTTTACAAAGTAATATGTAGCCACACAGGAACAGGGTACAATAAACATACAAGGAATGTGTTCCTAAGGGCCTAGTTCAcattatttgttttttctctaatttttttaaaaataataattctaatttttttaaaaaagagaggaaagaaatACTCCAATAAGGATTCAAAACTACAAATATAATAACCCAAAATACAAAGTAATAGCTAATTAATGTGATATCATTGTCTATCAAGTATTAAGAGATACAAAGAACAAAAAGAATTTTTACTATTTAAATTTTTGCAGGGGCAAGGgacacaggggattgaacccaggagcactttaccactgatctacatcctctaaaaaaaaattttattttgagatagggtctcactaagttgcttagtgcctcgctgagttgctgagtctggccttgaacttgtaatcctcttgcctcagtctcctgattaAATTACACTTTTTAATATACGTAACTATCTGTGGGAGGTAAGAGAAATGTTTGTCAAAGGTGCAAACTTCCAGTTATAAGATAAGTAAATTCTGGAAATCTAAAGTATAATATGGTGACTAGAGTTAATAATACTAACACAGATACCTGCAATTTAAGAAGAGAAAGTTTAAGTGTCCTTTCACTCCAGACACACAAATGGTACTCTGAGTGGTAACAAATGCATTAATTTGACTGCGGTAGTCAGTACATTGTTTATACTTACATTAAATCATCATGTTATACatcttaaatatataatatacaacTGGTTATTGAGTTATGAAACTAGTCATTATTTCCTATCCTTATAGTTTATTACTGCTAATAACCTTTTGTCAATTcaacattttttaataaaatatttttgaaaaacctttaaaaaataaaaatatgttacaATATCAGGTTGGAACTAACCAGCCATGAATAGTGAGAACTTGGTGataacaaagcaaataaatactctaaaataaaatctttatcCTAAAGGGGTAATCTTGTGCCTTTCCTTGTGATAAGAATTATGGGATGACATCCACATATCTGTTTGTAACAATATGGGGATATCTTAAAGGGGTAATCTTGTGCCTTTCCTTGTGATAAGAATTATGGGATGACATCCACATATCTGTTTGTAACAATATGGGGAGTAATAGGAAATAATTCAGTTGTATGgctaaaaatataaaactttagatgggaaaataaatttaaaatccaTAAAATTTATGGTATCATCCCAGgaatcaaaaattcaaaatatttgaaaatgaagCAAATCTGAACATGATTTCACAGGCCAATAATAGGTCATCTGTAACATACAGCAGTAGGTCTGAAGTAAACTGGACCTACTGAACTAGTGTGCAATCAAttctctcatctttttttttaagtcattaaTGCACAGAAGAAAAGAAAGTTTGAAAGTTTAGAGATTATTTCAACTCCATTTCTACATTTCTAACTAGCTACAACATACCACAaacaaaaggaaaagtgaaatggGAGAAACAATTGAGGTATTTAAGAACAGCATCTAATTAAGAAGCAAGAAAAAATAGTAATGGACTTAAAATTATACagctatattttaattttttaaatcaaataataTTATAATAAACTATCTCTAGTTCTTTGCAACACTAAATTTCTCAAAATTCTATAAATTTCAAATGCAGTTACTGAGCAGTACATTATTTCTTAGCAGATAATCTTACAGCACCATCTTCTGGTATAATATTACCAAGCATAGTCTAACAATCACAAAATCAAAATCATGTTATAATGCCAGTTTTACTCAGTAACACATCATGGaccatgaaatttaaaaattcaaaatacagtAACAAACTGGATAACTACAGATGTTTGTTCTGTGTTAAGAAAGAGCAGAAGTCACCTAGCACTAGTCTCGTTAATGCATTCAATTCtgggagaaaaaaactgagatggAATCAAGATTTTCTAAAGGTTCAGAAACTGGAAGGCTAAAAGAATGAGGCTTACTAGAGTAATAGGATGTAAGGGCAATTGGTACTATCAAGACTTCCCAGACTGGCCGGGTACAGTGGCACAATTCCAGTGACTCGGAGAACTGAGAcacgaggatcacaagtttgaggtcagcctgggcaacttagaaaacctctgtctcaaaatgaaaaataaaaaggactggggatgtagctcagtggcagagtgcccctgggttcaatccatagtactgGGTGAGGTGGAAAGAAGACAGTTCTAAGACTGAAATGCTGACATGCGGTGGTGATTGCTACAAGCCATACAGCCGCCCATaccaaaggaaagaagaaaaaactctAAATGAAGCAAAGATTTAAATCTAGCAGGTACAAGGGATAAATAAACTCAACAATGTAAATTCTATCCACCAGAAATCATAGAAAAATATGagatagggctggggttatagctcagtggaagaacacctgcctagcattcatgaggccctgagttcaacagcgacaaatgaaagaaggaaaggaggggtagaagggaagaagggaggagagAAAACCATATAACAAATAAGCCCACAGAGATAGCCATGTAAACATATACAGAGACTCACAAGACGTAATATCCCTTAATGTTTAATTTAGTCCTAATTAGTTAGAAAGGAATAAATGGTGGGTATTTGCTCAGAAGGTACTGTTTTTAGCTAACATTTAAAATCTGCTCCCTCAGACTGGGGAGGCATCTCGATGGCAGAGCACCTGCAGAGCATGGCCAGGCTCCCGATTCAACCCCAAGCAcagcaaaaatgaaaacaaagaagaaaagaaaacctgcTTACTATGTGCCATGCTCTGTACtaaacatttttaattaatttcttttaaaCTAACTCAGATAAGTCCATTTACTATCTCTGCTTTTAGCTGAGAGAACTGACCTTCAAAAGCTAACTAACTGGCCAGTGGTTAAGAAGTACCCTGGTGGCAAAGCTATACAGAAAGCCAATTTGACCTCAGAGTCCACAAACTACAATGACTTACAACTTACTGTACTCAAACTAACCTGCCTAAACTTTACTCAGAACATAGTGATGATTCAGAGTACATCATCAGTGAAATTAAATAATCTGACTCTTCTACTGATCCCACAATTTGATGAGAAACAAATTGTTTTTAACTTTCAATATAGCAGCATAATACAACATTTATATATGTCAGCCACCATTttcactcatttaatcctcacaaaaagCCCTAGGACACTGGTACTGTCATGCCACCATTCCACTTCACAGAGAGAAAACTTAAGCCTGAATATAATCAAAATGTAACCAAAATAACTGAATAACAAAAAAAGTGCCAGAACAAAAGCTGTAGTCTACATCCTTAACCACGACCCTGTGTTGCCCTAAAAAACATCACACTTCAGGTTCCAGTGTCCTGCAGGGAGAGCCAGGGTGATGGCGCTCACTGTCTAGCACCCTGCCCCTGCTCTTCCTTATGTGTGACACCATCTAGTTCCACCCACTCCATTAAAGAGCACACTGTGGCCACTTTTTTCTTCAATAATTCTATGTAAATAGAAAAATTCTGAATAGTCTGGATTTTAATAAAAGGAAACTAAGCTATAAAGCAAATAATTTcaaaagaaaaccagaaaaatATCAGCCAAGCACCCGCCTCAGCGATTCACCTTGAAGTACTTCCTTCTCATCCGCGTCATGTTCATCAGCATTACTCCAGAGTTCACTCCGGTCTTCCCATAGTATGGATGCCTGGCAAAGCGATTGTACCATCCAATTCGAGGCTCCTCATGTTCTGGGGCCATTGCAGCAATTTGTGTGGAATTGAATTTCTTTAGTAAAGACCAAATATCATCAACTGGTCGTAAAAAAAGGATATCAGTGTCGACATACAGTAGCGAATCAACTTCTTTCAGGATTAACTGTAAGGAGAGTAATTTAAAAACATAAGAGGATTTAATTATAGAAAATATACCAAAGAGATAAGCTAActaacattaatttttttaaagtaatttttcctAAATCTGTCATTTTTGAAAACAACATAAAGAAGATACTATGCTAACTTTCatatcaactttcaagaagctaagcAAACAAACCAAAGCCAAAAATTCAAAACTAACAATTGAGAGGATAAAAGCATTATCCTCAAAAGATCAAAAAAGGAATGTTTTTCACAATGAAAAAATAACATTAACATATGGTAGATTCTTATTTCAAATCTAAATTTCCAATCATGAAAAAGTAAACCAATACAAATTAAGATCTTCTGTGACATCAACCCCTACATCACTTGGTATCAACTAATAAGAGTCATAAAACCAAACTGGAAGCCAGCCTTCCAGTTCCAGAGTCGTTGGTCTTATTTCCATGCTTACTATCTCCTGATAAGTAAAAGAAAATGTGCACTTAGGAAGGGTGAAGAATTgtcttagaaggaaaaaaaattggccATGCTGCACTTTTTGAGAGACACTGCATCTCCTACATGtaccttccacagagacattcaagGATAATTCCCTAAGCTGTTTGTGCAGTCTGCAACCTAAAGTTAATACTGTCAATATACATCACTGGCATCAGACCTGGCTCCATTAACATCTGACCTCTATTccttcttggagagaaaaccattcaAAGCAACTGAATGAGTTACACTTATAAGAAACATTATTTTGACAATAAttacttaaaatttatttatttttgtgtggaacGGGGATGGAATCTAGGGCCTCACATATcctaggcactctaccactaagctacatcctagaccccaaatttttcatttttaacatcatttttattatagttttgacttactctatataaatttttttctaaatatcacatgcatatatttgtttaattagaTTTATATATTAACTCCTCATAAATAATCAGTGTAAAAGTAAGTTTTAAAACAACATTGTGGCAGAAAAAAACTTACTGGCAAGAATAACCTCTGGGAAGCACATGGTTTAAAGAGTTTTTTCCACTCCGCTGCATTCTCACTTGGAAAGGTAATGGGGTATAAAGTGTAATTAAATGTTTGTAGAAATGACCAACTGTcaagctgaaaaataaaaaataatatattctttaaaaagaaaccaatttagatttgttttactttcaattttCTCCATAATATCATAAACCAATAGTTTAAAACAAAAGAGCTAAAAATTAAGATCATGTACATCTTATGTTATACATTGAAAAGAAAGAACTCTTCCGTCATTGTCCTTGTTTTTATTCAAAGCCTAAAAGTCATAGTAATATGCCAGAAAGACTTCACCCTTCAGATCCAAGACACAATCAATTTATGAGGGTATGAACCAAAAatattagaaagttgaaagagcTTTGCAAGCTTTCATGTCCCTTAACTTTACATAAGTACGTACTCTGAATCCCTAAACAAAATAAGGTCAGAAAAATTAGGTACTAATCTTATTAGCAAAATATGTATAATAAAAATGTTTACACTCAAAGTCAGACTAACATAAAACTAGTTTGTCCATTTATATATGGTTTCAATGTGCATGAGAATTCTTGACAAAAAATATTCTGATAATTATACATCCAATGAcagttctttaaaaattataaaaagaaaaatatacctaAAAATCTATAATGAACGTACTCCTTGAACTATTTCAAACTCAGGTAAGCACTTACTATCTATTACTTTTGCTTTAACAGAATTGTTTTTGATTAGTTTTTTGGGTTTTATTTCGATTTgctgttgtccaggctggcctcagactcctAAGCTCAAAGGATCTTTCTGCCTCTGCCCCCTGAGTAGCTGGCGCCTCAGGCACATCCACCAGTCTATCAGGCCTGGCTTTCAAATTGTTGATTCAAAGTACCCAAAGAGCAGCCAGAGACaataaggaggaggagatggcATGGCAGGAGACTAACTAGTTTCTATAGCAGGCTGttttagaaaacaatccatataaACATGATCTTTCTGAGTTATAATTGTGtttaaggaattttaaaaattaatatattccAACATAGTTTATGTGAATACCTGCATCAATACTCTGCTTTGGTGTCTCTGTTGATTATTTTAAAAGACCAACCTTTTTATTTTGCCTCCCAACTTAGAGACCCTTTCAatacaaatttcaaaataaagtcTTTTGCATAAAAATGCGAAAAGAAAACTTCTAACATTAcaatatttagttattttttgaTACGAAAAGCATGTCCCATCAAATAGCTGATATTCTTTCAAAAGCAAACCCAAACATTTTTAGGATTGCTTATTATAATCAAAGAAAATCTAAATTTCAAAACGTGGTATGGAAGCTACATCTAAGGTGAAAGAATTAatgatttacttttttaaaattaccttttcaAGTGTTTCCACAATGAGCAGCAGTAACTTATACAACAAGATTTATTactcagcattttttaaaaacaataaaacaatccAAAGAGATCAAGATCACTAAAGTATGTAACAAAAATGTAGATGCCAGAAAAATTTTCAAGTTAAGTAAATTTCTACACCTCTTGGAATCAAAGATTTAGACAGAAAAGTAAAAGACTTGAAATCACAAGTGGTATTTTTCCCTTGACATGCAaaatgaactaaaaaaaatagaccAAGCATCAAAATCCAAATAAGGTTGAAAGTATAATTTAGTGGGTATGGGGCTGGAGAATGAGAGAGAATTAATAGTCATTAGCATATCACCATATCACAAATATGTTCTCTTAAGAGAATATCATGCAaatcgaaataagccaatcccaaaaaaaaacaaaggcaaaatgttttctctgataagtggatgctgatccacagtGTGTGTGGTTGGAGGGtggggtagggaagaatgaaggaactctggattgtgcagagggggaGTGCGGAGCTGTAGAaatgggaaggacagtagaaagagacagacattattaccctatatacatgtagagccagaggaatgagaagttgtgcttcgtttgtgtacaatgtgtcaaaatgcattctactgtcatgtatcactaattaaaacaaatttaaaaaaattttttaaacacaaaaaataaaaatgttctccctGTATCTGATTTCCaatcctttctttaaaaaatattttttagttgtaaatggacacaatactttatttgattgatttatttttttgtggtgctgaggattgaacctaatgatgctctaccactcagccacaaacCCAGACCCTAATCTCCAATTCTTGCACAGTAATTCTTGTTCTTGTTAAGGTTATAAAGCTGCCCTGATTAAAAAGTATATTATCTACCCTATCAGTTAGGCATGGCCATGTTGACTAAATTCAGACAAAGAGAATACTGGATTGGCAGAAATGTCACAGCTCTGCCTAAAAGTATCCTTAAAGATAGGGAAGGGATTGCCCTTCTCCGCTCATTCCTCTCTCCTCATTTAGAAAGACTACAGGTGTGACAGCTAGAACTTGAGTACACATCTTGGATCATGAGGTTGAAGCCTCATGCTGCAAATGACTCAGCCAAAATCAGGAAAAAACAGAGCCCCCACTACAGAGGCTACTTTTATATGTGAGAGTAATAAACTTGTATCTCGTTAATCAAAATATCCTGGAACTGTAGTAGGTAAATTAAAATCTTCATGCGTGGCAAAGGACTTTAAGTTGCCTACTCCTGTTCACAGACAAACCTTCCTCTGGACTCCTAGGGGAGATAACTACAAGGAATACTCTCCAGTCTAGGAGGACAGACTTACAGAAAAGATATTTTTGCACAATGAAGGAATAAAACAAAACTAGTATACTGTATATTAATATTCAACTCTATGACCTTGACTAAGGCTCAAATACTTACTCTGTCTTTAAAGCTATCATGCAGTTGGTCCTCAGCAAAAATATGGAACTGAAGAGGTTTGATGCTGAAAATGATAGCTGACTTCAGCATGGTCAGAGTTTCTTCCAGTCTTTCACCACAGGCAACTACAGCAAGATGCATTTTCTCAGGAGGCTCTATTTTCAGACTGTacctaagaagaaagaaaaacatatttTCCAACAGTGTTAGCACATTTACAGGAATATGGTGTTTTTTAACCATGTTCAAAAACAGAAGTTCAAAACTTCTATTTAAaaaggcaaaataaataaataaatcacaatgCAGAATCAATCGAGCATATATTTCTGTACTTCCTGTTGCTCACTAGGAATCACTGAACACAAAAAATTAATACTTTCTCACTTCTCCCAAAAATACATGACAGCATCACTGTCACTGCCATGTAGGATATAAGTTAATTCATTACTCATTCTGGATACCTTAGGGCCTGAGGGCTTAATTCTCTCAAGGAGcctgtggaagaaaaaaaaagaaaaaaaaaaaaagcttaaagcATTCTTATTTCATCTAAACCCTTCCCACACCAACTTCCACTAAATAGCAGACCCCTGTGAAGCAAATCAGCCATAATTTCATCCATAAATATTTCAGTATTACATCTAGCCTTAAACCATGGCCAATAACAAGAAATTTCCTTTACACACTATTTTTAAATGTCACACATTCCGTCCCATTGACCAAATATTCAGCAAGACGCCAATATTTCTAAGAAGACCTAAAACACACCAGCACTAATGTGTCTTTGTGGAAGGAGAGACGTCCTGAGTACATCGTGGCCAACATTGCCACAACCCCTTCCAACACAGAGTAGCACAGACTCCAGGCTTAAGTGACCCGAAGCCTCCTTGACTCTGCTGTGCCTCTGCTCTCACTCCGCTGGTGTGGGTATGGCGGGGTCTTGCGTAGTGCCCTCCatccattcccaccaacagtgttaaAAACAAGTGGGACCCCTTCCCTTCCTTTATCTGTACCCTCTGTCCCTTACCCTCTTTCTGTTGAGCCCACCAGTTCCTAACATGGAACCTGTATTTACGACAGGGGACACGAACCCAGTTCTCTCAAAGAAGTGGAAGCCAAAGAGAAAACTGAAGATAAGGAAATCAAAACACAATTGTACAGAACTCTGCCACCTCATCTTCCTTAGTAACTGCCTCCAGCTCTGGTGGTAATACATCATGATCTGAGAATCTTCATTACTATATCAGATTGCTTAACTGGCCATAACAAGATCTAACCCGCAAATCAAAAACTAAGAAAAGATTTTAGACATAAACTATAATGGTCCTATGTTGTGCACAAAATTCTCCACATATGGAAATAAGTCTAGTAAACCTTCCTCCAGAGGAAAAACTCCCCCCTAACTCAGTCCCAGGGACGACGACTCCCAGGCCTTTTAGCAAGAGCTGTTTTGGTCACACTGCCAGCACTCTTTCCAATCTCTGCAGGGATACTGTCAACCAcattacattttttctttctttaggtgTTCCTTTTCAGTAAAAGCAATAAATAATAGCACAGACTCCAACACTTACATTGACAAAATAAAAcgtattttaaaaatgtctttaccCACACCCCAAGAAGAGGAAACTCAATTGTAACtggaagaaatataaaataaaccatACACAGTGGCGCACACATGCAATCCAGCGACTTGGGATGAGGCAAGAGAATTtcaagttggaggccagactcagcaacttagcaagaccctatctcaaaataaaaaataaaaagagatggggCATACTCAGAGGtagggcacccctgggttcaacccccaggggGCTGGAAAAAAGCAATCTAAGCTTCTACACTAAGGAAGCGATAACTAAAACTTAACAGTCACGGGAAGCAGCCATTCATTCTGGAAGAATGATCTATCAACCATTCTACCAACAGAATGGTCGACTCTATTTAAGAATAGGCTAATTTTAACCATAGTATGAATTAATATCCTTATGGGTTTAAAGAAATGTtatccaaaaaaatttaaaaatcaaacctatttttctatttaatttgaAGAAATTCTTTGGATAACTCAAAGATAATACCAGGGGTTCCCATGGTTAAATGTGGCATAACCTGAGCACCAAAAGTGTTACAGTAATGAGCAACATATCAGATATAAAAAATGAAGCCATGactctaaataatattaaataaaggAGCAAGGGGAGGGAACCTTCTGTTTTAAAGATGAATACTAGCTGGGTAAcggtggcacctgcctgtaatcccagtggctgggaaggcagaggcaggaggatcacaagttcaaagccagcctcagcaaaagcaaggtgttaagcaactcagtgagaccctgtctctaaatgaaatacaaaatagggctagggatatggctcagtggtcaagtgctcctatgttcaacccagtacaaaaaaattaaaaaaagataaaca includes:
- the Gxylt1 gene encoding glucoside xylosyltransferase 1 isoform X2; the encoded protein is MRRYLRVVVLCLACGFCSLLYAFSQLAVSLEEGAGGGGWKPQAAAASWLADGGRGVGRGAGSAGPAARTGRSDRYSLKIEPPEKMHLAVVACGERLEETLTMLKSAIIFSIKPLQFHIFAEDQLHDSFKDRLDSWSFLQTFNYTLYPITFPSENAAEWKKLFKPCASQRLFLPLILKEVDSLLYVDTDILFLRPVDDIWSLLKKFNSTQIAAMAPEHEEPRIGWYNRFARHPYYGKTGVNSGVMLMNMTRMRRKYFKNDMTTVHLKWGDILMPLLKKYKLNITWGDQDLLNIMFFHNPESLFVFPCQWNYRPDHCIYGSNCQEAEDEGIFILHGNRGVYHDDKQPAFRAVYEALRNCSFEDNNIRSLLKPLELELQKTVHTYCGKIYKIFIKQLMKSIQDRYDRPPKER
- the Gxylt1 gene encoding glucoside xylosyltransferase 1 isoform X1, with protein sequence MRRYLRVVVLCLACGFCSLLYAFSQLAVSLEEGAGGGGWKPQAAAASWLADGGRGVGRGAGSAGPAARTGRSDRCKDFSLCYWNPYWMLPSDVCGMNCFWEAAFRYSLKIEPPEKMHLAVVACGERLEETLTMLKSAIIFSIKPLQFHIFAEDQLHDSFKDRLDSWSFLQTFNYTLYPITFPSENAAEWKKLFKPCASQRLFLPLILKEVDSLLYVDTDILFLRPVDDIWSLLKKFNSTQIAAMAPEHEEPRIGWYNRFARHPYYGKTGVNSGVMLMNMTRMRRKYFKNDMTTVHLKWGDILMPLLKKYKLNITWGDQDLLNIMFFHNPESLFVFPCQWNYRPDHCIYGSNCQEAEDEGIFILHGNRGVYHDDKQPAFRAVYEALRNCSFEDNNIRSLLKPLELELQKTVHTYCGKIYKIFIKQLMKSIQDRYDRPPKER